From one Bos taurus isolate L1 Dominette 01449 registration number 42190680 breed Hereford chromosome 24, ARS-UCD2.0, whole genome shotgun sequence genomic stretch:
- the LOC132343779 gene encoding uncharacterized protein gives MGEGAEVKELPPYFWKHSLFFQTQPKKKRLRHFRVPSFSLIGETPPRPRARRALPLQGARLEALPHGPGGRKGRPQASWGETAPGSQHLRQGPLLPPRVRRRHFPGIRPPGKGRPHFQKRNFHSAPGSLTQPPPDSAPFPLHIQGSRAVLGEHPQDSRGQGRVPAVRLSSPAVGFLGLLLPARPGPGCRWSHKNSQGPGGTTAGCSVERKPDERVGSAAWGGCIRSGRWGWGVHPIGKPCDP, from the exons atgggggaaggggcagaggtAAAGGAATTGCCGCCTTATTTCTGGAAGCACAGCCTCTTTTTTCaaactcagccaaaaaaaaaaagactcaggcATTTCAGGGTCCCGTCCTTCTCGCTGATAGGGGAGACGCCACCCCGTCCGCGGGCTCGCCGCGCGCTTCCCTTACAAGGAGCGCGGCTGGAAGCCCTTCCCCACGGTCCGGGCGGACGGAAGGGGCGtccccaggcctcctggggcGAGACGGCTCCTGGCTCCCAACACCTCCGCCAGGGGCCGCTGCTGCCTCCGCGGGTGAGACGGCGTCACTTCCCGGGGATTCGGCCTCCAGGAAAGGGACGGCCTCACTTCCAAAAAAGGAATTTTCACTCAGCGCCCGGTTCCTTGACTCAGCCGCCGCCTGACTCAGCGCCCTTTCCTCTCCACATCCAGGGCTCCCGGGCTGTTCTAGgagag CATCCTCAGGACAGTCGCGGGCAGGGCCGGGTCCCAGCTGTCCGGCTGTCATCACCTGCCGTGGGATTCCTTGGGCTGCTGCTGCCCGCCAGGCCTGGCCCAGGATGCAGATGGTCGCATAAAAATAGTCAGGGGCCTGGAGGTACCACTGCCGGCTGTTCTGTTGAGCGGAAGCCAGATGAGAGGGTGGGGAGCGCGGCCTGGGGCGGCTGCATCAGAAgtgggcggtgggggtggggtgttcaCCCGATTGGAAAGCCTTGCGACCCCTAG